The Aphelocoma coerulescens isolate FSJ_1873_10779 chromosome 2, UR_Acoe_1.0, whole genome shotgun sequence genome contains a region encoding:
- the LOC138105288 gene encoding uncharacterized protein, producing the protein MRPSRTGRAGEGRDAVLWATAPRRGSAQSAAPHPRTQLPPHRERPRIPAHSSPAPRAAPHPRTQLPRTESGPASPHTAPPHRERPRISAHSSPAQSAAPHLRTQLPPHRERPRIPAHSSPAQSAAPHPRTQLPRTESGPASPHTAPPHRARPRIPAHSSPAQSAAPHPRTQLPRTESGPASPHTAPPHRARPRIPAHSSPAPRAAPHPRTQLPPHRERPRIPAHSSPAPRAAPHPRTQLPRTESGPASPHTAPPHRERPRIPAHSSPAPRAAPHPRTQLPPHRERPRIPAHSSPAQRAAPHPRTQLPRTESGPASPHTAPFSPPASPHTAPHAFPNTAHHSLCSERGPAPRTPLPLLPPHLRTLLPSLPPHPRTSPPLLPPHPRTPLPCLPPNPRTPLPLLPRIPAHLTPAPRAAPRRAELSAPGTEDSL; encoded by the coding sequence ATGCGCCCGTCTCggacggggcgggcgggggaggGACGAGACGCCGTTCTGTGGGCAACCGCGCCCCGCCGTGGCTCCGCACAGAGCGCGGCCCCGCATCCCCGCACACAGCTCCCCCCGCACCGAGAGCGGCCCCGCATCCCCGCACACAGCTCCCCCGCACCGAGAGCGGCCCCGCATCCCCGCACACAGCTCCCCCGCACCGAGAGCGGCCCCGCATCCCCGCACACAGCTCCCCCGCACCGAGAGCGGCCCCGCATCTCCGCACACAGCTCCCCCGCACAGAGCGCGGCCCCGCATCTCCGCACACAGCTCCCCCCGCACCGAGAGCGGCCCCGCATCCCCGCACACAGCTCCCCCGCACAGAGCGCGGCCCCGCATCCCCGCACACAGCTCCCCCGCACCGAGAGCGGCCCCGCATCCCCGCACACAGCTCCCCCGCACAGAGCGCGGCCCCGCATCCCCGCACACAGCTCCCCCGCACAGAGCGCGGCCCCGCATCCCCGCACACAGCTCCCCCGCACCGAGAGCGGCCCCGCATCCCCGCACACAGCTCCCCCGCACAGAGCGCGGCCCCGCATCCCCGCACACAGCTCCCCCGCACCGAGAGCGGCCCCGCATCCCCGCACACAGCTCCCCCCGCACCGAGAGCGGCCCCGCATCCCCGCACACAGCTCCCCCGCACCGAGAGCGGCCCCGCATCCCCGCACACAGCTCCCCCGCACCGAGAGCGGCCCCGCATCCCCGCACACAGCTCCCCCGCACCGAGAGCGGCCCCGCATCCCCGCACACAGCTCCCCCGCACCGAGAGCGGCCCCGCATCCCCGCACACAGCTCCCCCCGCACAGAGAGCGGCCCCGCATCCCCGCACACAGCTCCCCCGCACAGAGAGCGGCCCCGCATCCCCGCACACAGCTCCCCCGCACAGAGAGCGGCCCCGCATCCCCGCACACCGCCCCCTTCTCTCCCCCCGCATCCCCGCACACCGCACCCCACGCATTCCCGAACACCGCACACCACTCCCTCTGCTCCGAGAGGGGCCCCGCGCCCCGTACAccgctccctctgctcccccctCATCTCCGCACACTTCTCCCTTCTCTGCCCCCGCACCCCCGCACCTCGCCCCCTCTGCTGCCCCCGCACCCCCGCACACCGCTGCCTTGTCTTCCCCCGAACCCCCGCACACCGCTCCCTCTGCTGCCCCGCATCCCCGCACACCTCACCCCCGCCCCGAGAGCGGCCCCGCGCCGTGCCGAACTGAGTGCACCAGGTACTGAGGATTCACTTTGA